In Hyla sarda isolate aHylSar1 chromosome 9, aHylSar1.hap1, whole genome shotgun sequence, the following proteins share a genomic window:
- the SLC44A4 gene encoding choline transporter-like protein 4 has protein sequence MAEEYGEPAKYDPKFKGPIKNRSCTDIICCILFMVFILGYIVVGILAWLYGDPRQVIYPRNSTGMYCGVGENQDKPFVLYFDLLKCITGTNVLASALNGLQCPTTQVCVAQCPSKFQYILPVGGPKDIFIQTYCQPSINLSTTPLTVSQIINQELCPVFLVPSTPFFNRCFPSANLSFPADFTIDNKNVNQSRDSIVNATNQILDSFNFQNLGKKIFQDFAKSWSWILIALAIAMVVSLLFLILLRFTAGILVWLLIVGVIGVIAYGIYHCYMEYDTLNKKGSTINNVGFTTNLSVYGSVKETWLAILIVLAVVEAILLLLLLFLRKRILIAIALIKEASRAIGYIMSSLFYPIVTFVLLVVCVAYWGITALYLATSGAPLYVVSTLNSSGPGCSNITGNVSCDPMTFDIPSTGCPEARCIFYKYNTEGLFQQNLFNLQIYNVFGFLWCINFVIALGQCVLAGTFASYYWAFHKPKDIPYFPVSAAFMRTLRYHTGSLAFGSLILTIVQMIRIILEYLDHKLKGAQNPCTRFLLCCLKCCFWCLEKFIKFLNRNAYIMIAVYGKNFCVSAKNAFKLLMRNIVRVFVLDKVTDLLIFFGKLIVVGGVGVLAFFFFSGQLPIPNDAFKSPTLNYYWIPILTVVVGSYMIAQGFFSVYNMCVDTLFLCFLEDLERNDGSPEKPYYMPKSLMSILNKKNRSAESEGKKKKKK, from the exons ccTGGCTATATGGAGATCCACGTCAGGTGATCTATCCCCGAAATTCTACAGGAATGTACTGTGGTGTTGGGGAAAACCA GGACAAGCCCTTCGTGTTGTACTTTGATTTGCTGAAATGCATCACTGGCACAAACGTCTTGGCATCTGCGCTGAATGGGTTACAGTGCCCAACCACCCAG GTGTGCGTGGCACAGTGCCCGTCCAAGTTCCAATATATTTTACCTGTTGGCGGCCCTAAAGATATCTTCATTCAGACTTACTGCCAACCCAGCATCAATCTGAGCACCACACCACTG ACTGTGTCTCAAATCATTAACCAAGAGCTGTGTCCTGTGTTTTTGGTTCCCTCTACTCCAT TCTTTAACAGGTGCTTTCCCAGTGCGAATCTCAGCTTCCCTGCGGATTTTACTATCGACAACAAGAACGTAAACCAGTCGCGGGACAGTATAGTCAACGCAACCAA CCAAATATTGGATTCTTTTAACTTCCAGAACCTGGGAAAGAAGATTTTTCAGGACTTTGCCAAGTCTTGGTCCTGGATCCTCAT AGCTTTGGCTATAGCTATGGTGGTGAGCCTCCTCTTCCTCATCTTGTTGAGGTTCACTGCTGGCATCCTGGTGTGGCTGCTCATCGTTGGTGTAATAGGGGTTATTGCTTATG GCATCTATCACTGTTATATGGAGTACGACACCCTCAACAAAAAAGGGTCAACTATAAACAATGTGGGCTTCACCACCAACCTGAGTGTCTACGGCAGCGTGAAAGAGACCTGGCTGGCTATCT TGATTGTCCTCGCTGTGGTTGAAGCCATTCTGTTACTACTCTTACTGTTCCTGCGGAAGAGAATCCTCATTGCGATCGCGTTGATAAAAGAGGCCAGCAG GGCTATTGGTTACATCATGTCTTCCCTGTTCTATCCCATCGTCACCTTTGTTCTTCTGGTTGTCTGTGTGGCGTACTGGGGCATTACAGCTCT ATACCTGGCCACCTCCGGAGCTCCATTATATGTTGTGTCCACCTTGAACAGTAGTGGCCCGGGGTGCTCCAACATAACTGGTAATGTTTCCTGTGACCCAATG ACATTTGACATTCCCAGCACCGGCTGCCCTGAGGCTCGCTGTATTTTCTACAAGTATAATACCGAAGGACTCTTCCAGCAAAACCTCTTTAACCTGCAGATCTACAATGTCTTCGGCTTCCTATGGTGCATTAACTTCGTCATCGCCCTTGGCCAGTGCGTCTTAGCCGGGACCTTCGCTTCCTATTATTGGGCTTTCCACAAACCTAAAGATATCCCGTACTTCCCCGTGTCTGCCGCTTTCATGAGAACCTTGAG GTATCACACTGGGTCACTGGCCTTTGGGTCTCTCATTCTCACTATTGTTCAGATGATCAGAATCATCCTGGAGTATCTGGACCACAAGCTAAAAG GGGCACAAAACCCATGCACCCGCTTCCTCCTCTGCTGCCTCAAATGTTGCTTCTGGTGTCTGGAGAAGTTTATCAAGTTCTTGAATCGAAACGCTTATATTATG ATCGCAGTGTATGGAAAGAACTTCTGTGTTTCTGCTAAAAATGCCTTCAAGCTGCTGATGAGAAACATTGTGAG GGTGTTTGTCCTGGACAAGGTCACAGATTTGCTGATCTTCTTTGGGAAGCTGATTGTTGTTGGTGGAGTAG GAGTCCTTgcgtttttcttcttttctggtcaATTACCAATTCCAAACGATGCCTTTAAGTCACCAACTTTGAACTACTACTGGATACCAATTTTG ACTGTGGTGGTGGGGTCATACATGATCGCTCAAGGCTTCTTTAGCGTGTACAATATGTGTGTGGACACCCTCTTCCTGTGCTtct TGGAAGACTTAGAACGCAACGATGGTTCCCCAGAGAAGCCATATTACATGCCAAAGTCTCTGATGTCCATCCTGAACAAGAAGAACCGATCTGCAGAGTCCGAAggcaaaaagaagaagaaaaaataa